The following proteins are encoded in a genomic region of Pseudomonas sp. Os17:
- the betB gene encoding betaine-aldehyde dehydrogenase, translated as MARFGLQKLYIDGGYTDAGSDATFDAINPANGEVLAQVQRATFDDVERAVVSAEKGQKIWAAMTAMERSRILRRAVEILRERNDELAALETLDTGKAFSETKYVDIVTGADVLEYYAGLVPAIEGEQIPLRTTSFVYTRREPLGVVAGIGAWNYPIQIALWKSAPALAAGNAMIFKPSEVTSLTTLKLAEIYTEAGVPAGVFNVLTGSGREVGTWLTEHPRIEKVSFTGGTDTGKKVMASASSSSLKDVTMELGGKSPLIIFDDADLDRAADTAMMANFYSSGQVCTNGTRVFVPSHLKAAFEAKIAERVARIRIGNPEDENTNFGPLVSFQHMESVLGYIAKGKEEGARVLCGGERLTDGEFAKGAFVAPTVFTDCTDDMTIVREEIFGPVMAILTYETEEEVIRRANDTDFGLAAGIVTKDLNRAHRVIHQLEAGICWINAWGESDAKMPVGGYKQSGVGRENGISSLNNFTRIKSVQVELGDYASVF; from the coding sequence ATGGCCCGTTTCGGACTGCAAAAACTCTACATCGACGGCGGCTACACCGATGCCGGCAGCGACGCTACCTTCGATGCCATCAACCCGGCCAACGGTGAAGTTCTCGCACAAGTGCAACGTGCGACCTTTGACGACGTGGAACGCGCCGTGGTCAGCGCCGAAAAAGGCCAGAAGATCTGGGCCGCCATGACCGCCATGGAGCGTTCGCGCATCCTGCGTCGTGCCGTGGAAATCCTCCGCGAGCGCAACGACGAACTGGCCGCTCTGGAAACCCTGGACACCGGTAAAGCCTTCTCCGAAACCAAGTACGTGGACATCGTCACCGGCGCCGACGTGCTGGAATACTACGCAGGCCTAGTACCGGCCATCGAAGGCGAGCAGATCCCGCTGCGCACCACATCCTTCGTCTACACCCGTCGCGAGCCGCTGGGCGTGGTCGCCGGCATCGGCGCCTGGAACTACCCGATCCAGATCGCCCTGTGGAAATCCGCGCCAGCCCTGGCCGCCGGCAACGCAATGATCTTCAAGCCCAGCGAAGTCACCTCGCTGACCACCCTGAAACTGGCCGAGATCTACACCGAAGCCGGCGTACCGGCGGGCGTGTTCAACGTCCTGACCGGCAGCGGCCGTGAAGTCGGCACCTGGCTGACCGAGCACCCGCGCATCGAGAAAGTCTCCTTCACCGGCGGCACCGACACCGGCAAGAAGGTCATGGCCAGCGCTTCCAGCTCGTCGCTCAAAGACGTGACCATGGAACTGGGCGGCAAGTCGCCGCTGATCATCTTCGACGACGCCGACCTGGATCGCGCCGCCGACACCGCCATGATGGCCAACTTCTACAGCTCCGGTCAGGTCTGCACCAACGGCACTCGCGTGTTCGTACCGAGCCACCTGAAAGCCGCTTTCGAAGCCAAGATCGCCGAGCGTGTTGCGCGCATCCGCATCGGCAACCCGGAAGACGAAAACACCAACTTCGGTCCGTTGGTCAGCTTCCAGCACATGGAAAGCGTGCTGGGCTACATCGCCAAGGGCAAGGAAGAAGGTGCCCGCGTACTGTGCGGCGGCGAGCGCCTGACCGACGGCGAATTCGCCAAGGGTGCCTTCGTGGCACCAACCGTGTTCACCGACTGCACCGACGACATGACCATCGTCCGTGAAGAAATCTTCGGCCCGGTGATGGCGATCCTGACCTACGAAACCGAGGAAGAAGTGATCCGCCGTGCCAACGACACCGACTTCGGCCTGGCCGCCGGTATCGTCACCAAGGATCTGAACCGCGCCCACCGCGTGATTCATCAGCTCGAAGCCGGTATCTGCTGGATCAACGCCTGGGGCGAATCCGACGCCAAGATGCCGGTTGGCGGCTACAAGCAGTCGGGTGTTGGCCGTGAGAACGGCATCAGCTCGCTGAACAACTTCACCCGCATCAAGTCGGTACAGGTCGAGCTGGGCGACTACGCCTCGGTGTTCTAA
- the betA gene encoding choline dehydrogenase, with protein MAQEFDYIIIGAGSAGNTLATRLTEDEGVTVLLLEAGGPDYRFDFRTQMPAALAFPLQGRRYNWAYETDPEPHMDGRRMECGRGKGLGGSSLINGMCYIRGNAMDYDGWAKLPGLEDWTYLDCLPYFRKAETRDIGPNDYHGGEGPVSVTTPKAGNNPLFHAMVEAGVQAGYPRTEDLNGYQQEGFGPMDRTVTPKGRRSSTARGYLDIAKKRSTLTIVTHALTDKILFEGKRAVGVSYLQGSTEERVEARARKEVIVSSGAIASPQLLQRSGVGPRALLESLDIPVVHDLPGVGENLQDHLELYLQYACTQPVSLYPSLLWWNQPAIGAEWLFNGTGIGASNQFEAGGFIRTRPEFAWPNIQYHFLPVAINYNGSNGVKEHGFQAHMGSMRSPSRGRVQLKSKDPRQHPSILFNYMATEQDWQEFRDGIRLTREIMQQPALDAFRGREISPGIEVQTDEQLDKFIREHAETAFHPSCSCKMGTDDMAVVDGQGRVHGMQGLRVVDASIMPIITTGNLNAPTIMMAEKIADKIRGRQPLPRSKADYYVAGDAPVRGKPLRDVTATAQ; from the coding sequence ATGGCCCAAGAATTCGATTACATCATCATCGGTGCCGGCTCGGCCGGTAACACCCTGGCGACCCGTCTGACTGAAGACGAGGGCGTCACCGTCCTGCTGCTGGAAGCCGGCGGCCCGGACTACCGTTTCGACTTCCGGACCCAGATGCCGGCGGCCCTGGCCTTCCCTCTGCAAGGCCGGCGCTACAACTGGGCCTACGAGACCGACCCGGAGCCACACATGGACGGTCGGCGCATGGAGTGCGGTCGCGGCAAGGGCCTGGGCGGCTCGTCGCTGATCAACGGCATGTGCTACATCCGCGGCAACGCCATGGACTATGACGGTTGGGCCAAACTGCCAGGCCTGGAAGACTGGACCTACCTGGACTGCCTGCCGTACTTCCGCAAGGCGGAAACCCGTGACATCGGCCCCAACGACTACCACGGTGGCGAAGGCCCGGTCAGCGTGACCACGCCCAAGGCCGGCAACAACCCGCTGTTCCACGCCATGGTCGAAGCCGGCGTGCAGGCCGGGTACCCGCGTACCGAAGACCTGAACGGCTACCAGCAGGAAGGCTTCGGCCCGATGGACCGTACCGTGACCCCCAAAGGCCGTCGCTCCAGCACTGCCCGTGGCTACCTGGACATCGCCAAGAAGCGTTCGACCCTGACCATCGTCACCCACGCCCTGACCGACAAGATCCTCTTCGAGGGCAAGCGCGCCGTGGGCGTGAGCTACCTGCAAGGCAGCACCGAAGAGCGCGTGGAAGCCCGCGCCCGCAAGGAAGTGATCGTCAGCTCCGGCGCCATCGCCTCGCCGCAACTGCTGCAACGCTCCGGCGTCGGCCCGCGGGCCCTGCTGGAAAGCCTGGACATCCCGGTGGTTCACGACCTGCCGGGCGTCGGCGAGAACCTGCAGGACCACCTGGAGCTGTACCTGCAGTACGCCTGCACCCAGCCCGTTTCGCTGTACCCATCGCTGCTGTGGTGGAACCAGCCGGCCATCGGTGCCGAGTGGCTATTCAACGGCACCGGTATCGGCGCCAGCAACCAGTTCGAAGCCGGCGGTTTCATCCGCACCCGTCCGGAGTTCGCCTGGCCGAACATCCAGTACCACTTCCTGCCGGTGGCGATTAACTACAACGGCAGCAACGGCGTGAAAGAGCACGGTTTCCAGGCGCACATGGGCTCCATGCGCTCGCCGAGCCGTGGTCGCGTGCAGCTCAAGTCCAAGGACCCGCGCCAGCACCCGAGCATCCTCTTCAACTACATGGCCACCGAGCAGGACTGGCAGGAATTCCGCGACGGCATCCGCCTGACCCGGGAAATCATGCAGCAGCCGGCCCTGGATGCCTTCCGCGGTCGCGAGATCAGCCCGGGTATCGAAGTGCAAACCGATGAGCAGCTGGACAAGTTCATCCGCGAGCACGCCGAGACCGCGTTCCACCCGTCCTGCTCGTGCAAGATGGGCACCGACGACATGGCGGTAGTCGACGGCCAGGGTCGCGTGCACGGCATGCAGGGCCTGCGCGTGGTGGATGCCTCGATCATGCCGATCATCACCACCGGCAACCTCAACGCGCCGACCATCATGATGGCCGAGAAAATCGCCGACAAGATCCGTGGCCGTCAGCCGCTGCCCCGCAGCAAGGCCGACTACTACGTAGCCGGCGACGCTCCGGTACGTGGCAAGCCGCTGCGCGACGTCACTGCGACCGCCCAGTAA
- a CDS encoding TldD/PmbA family protein codes for MFDFHPQLKQRFAALRTGAEFFSLRYVRESNQYLSVRKNIAEPPSLGRDEGAMLTVRVRGVEAYAATNDLSQRGLQAALERAEQQARVIAAHALLDLREQPVSSHRGDYLSPNLEQAFPSLSDCYQLLGDESASVPKDERLVNWQVGIGVTQVEQIYLNSAGAELRQAQRFVYPGLDVTAYDGSDSQTRSLGRENFGQQGAGDVISRCGLLGAAPRVADQALQLLLAPNTPQGQRDLLLMPDQMMLQIHESIGHPLELDRILGDERNYAGTSFVKQEDFGRLQYGSSLLNVTFDPQIPEELASYSHDDDGSAASKQFLIREGLLVRPLGSALSQYRSGLDGVANSRASSWNRAPIDRMANLNVEPGDQPLDRLIGQIEHGILMSTNRSWSIDDARNKFQFGCEWGQLIENGELKGVVKNPNYRGISAQFWRNLCAVGDRSTFQVLGTPNCGKGEPNQVIRVGHASPACVFSKIDVFGGDA; via the coding sequence ATGTTCGACTTTCACCCCCAGCTCAAGCAGCGCTTCGCTGCCTTGCGCACGGGCGCAGAATTCTTTTCCCTGCGCTATGTGCGCGAGTCGAACCAGTACCTGTCGGTACGCAAGAACATCGCCGAACCACCGAGCCTGGGCCGTGACGAAGGGGCGATGCTGACCGTGCGGGTACGTGGCGTGGAAGCCTACGCCGCCACCAACGACCTGTCGCAACGTGGCCTGCAGGCAGCCCTCGAGCGGGCCGAGCAACAGGCCCGGGTGATTGCCGCCCACGCCCTGCTGGACCTGCGCGAGCAGCCGGTGTCCAGCCACCGCGGGGACTACCTTTCGCCGAACCTGGAGCAAGCATTTCCGTCCCTCAGCGACTGCTACCAGTTGCTGGGCGACGAGTCGGCCTCGGTGCCCAAGGATGAACGCCTGGTGAACTGGCAAGTGGGCATCGGCGTGACCCAGGTCGAGCAGATCTACCTCAACAGCGCCGGCGCCGAGCTGCGCCAGGCCCAGCGCTTCGTCTACCCGGGCCTGGACGTGACCGCCTACGACGGCAGCGACAGCCAGACCCGCAGCCTGGGCCGGGAAAACTTCGGCCAGCAGGGCGCCGGCGATGTGATCAGCCGCTGCGGCCTGCTGGGGGCCGCGCCCCGAGTGGCCGACCAGGCCCTGCAACTGCTACTGGCGCCGAACACCCCGCAAGGCCAGCGCGACCTGCTGCTGATGCCGGATCAGATGATGCTGCAGATCCACGAATCCATCGGTCACCCCCTGGAGCTGGACCGCATTCTGGGCGACGAACGCAACTACGCCGGCACCAGCTTCGTCAAACAGGAAGACTTCGGCCGCCTGCAATACGGCTCCTCCCTGCTCAACGTGACCTTCGACCCACAGATCCCCGAGGAACTGGCCAGCTACAGCCATGACGACGACGGCAGCGCCGCCAGCAAACAGTTCCTGATCCGCGAAGGCCTGCTGGTGCGGCCGCTGGGCAGCGCCCTGTCGCAATACCGCAGCGGCCTCGACGGGGTTGCCAACAGCCGCGCCAGCAGCTGGAACCGCGCCCCCATCGACCGCATGGCCAACCTCAACGTCGAGCCCGGCGACCAGCCCCTGGACCGCCTGATCGGCCAGATCGAGCACGGCATCCTGATGTCCACCAACCGTTCCTGGTCCATCGACGATGCGCGCAACAAGTTCCAGTTCGGCTGCGAATGGGGCCAGCTGATCGAGAACGGCGAGCTCAAGGGCGTGGTCAAGAACCCCAACTACCGGGGCATTTCCGCGCAGTTCTGGCGCAACCTCTGCGCGGTGGGCGATCGCAGCACCTTCCAGGTCCTGGGCACGCCCAACTGCGGCAAGGGCGAACCCAACCAGGTGATCCGCGTGGGCCATGCTTCGCCGGCCTGCGTGTTCAGCAAGATTGACGTATTTGGAGGAGATGCCTGA
- a CDS encoding TldD/PmbA family protein produces MTRTMNQAEQFKDLVQWLREAIRAPEQFTLSYSAEASEFIRFNHAKVRQAGQVQQASLRFKLIEEGRHADLDITLSNDPEVDRQRLAEGLQQLRDTLALLPVDPYLMLNHSQWQSHHVQEHPLPGSEQVVAQIGRAAAGLDLVGIYAAGPISRGFASSAGAFGWHQANSFNFDFSLFHANGEAVKASYAGHAWDSDAFAQRFDQARQQLEFLGRPLRTLAPGQYRAYLAPAALEEIMGMLAWGGFSAQSIASKHSPLQKLYAGDAALSPLIALDEQVSGSLSPAFSDEGYPRSDLSLIARGAANDRLINSRSAAEYGLSSNGAGSGEYPSALNMAAGQLAQQEILKQLGTGLYISNLWYLNYSDLPAARLTGMTRFATFWVENGEIQAPVSTMRFDDSVYSLLGSQLEALTEQRELLLSASTYGQRQTASMHLPGALISRLTLTL; encoded by the coding sequence ATGACCAGGACGATGAATCAGGCCGAGCAGTTCAAGGACCTGGTGCAATGGCTGCGGGAAGCGATCAGGGCGCCAGAGCAGTTCACCCTCAGCTACTCGGCCGAAGCCTCGGAGTTCATCCGCTTCAACCACGCCAAGGTGCGCCAGGCGGGGCAGGTGCAACAGGCCAGCCTGCGTTTCAAGCTGATCGAGGAGGGCCGTCACGCCGATCTGGACATCACCCTGAGCAATGACCCCGAGGTGGATCGCCAGCGCCTGGCCGAAGGCTTGCAACAGCTGCGGGACACCTTGGCGCTGCTGCCGGTGGACCCCTACCTGATGCTCAACCACAGCCAGTGGCAATCCCATCACGTACAGGAACACCCGCTGCCCGGCAGCGAGCAGGTGGTGGCGCAGATCGGCCGCGCGGCGGCGGGCCTGGATCTGGTGGGCATCTACGCCGCCGGCCCCATCAGTCGCGGCTTCGCCAGCTCCGCCGGGGCTTTCGGCTGGCACCAGGCCAATAGCTTCAATTTCGACTTCAGCCTGTTCCACGCCAACGGCGAAGCGGTGAAGGCCAGCTATGCCGGACACGCCTGGGACAGCGACGCCTTTGCCCAGCGCTTCGATCAGGCCCGCCAGCAATTGGAATTTCTCGGCCGCCCGCTGCGCACCCTGGCGCCCGGGCAATACCGGGCCTACCTGGCACCGGCGGCCCTGGAGGAAATCATGGGCATGCTGGCCTGGGGCGGTTTCTCGGCCCAATCGATTGCCAGCAAGCACAGCCCCTTGCAGAAACTCTATGCCGGCGACGCCGCCCTGAGCCCGCTGATAGCCCTCGACGAACAGGTCAGCGGCTCCCTGAGCCCGGCGTTTTCCGACGAAGGCTATCCGCGCAGTGACCTGTCGCTGATCGCCCGGGGCGCGGCCAATGACCGCTTGATCAACTCCCGCAGCGCCGCCGAATACGGCCTGAGCAGCAACGGCGCCGGCAGCGGCGAATACCCCAGCGCGCTGAACATGGCGGCGGGCCAGCTCGCCCAGCAGGAGATCCTCAAGCAGCTGGGCACCGGCCTGTACATCAGCAACCTGTGGTACCTGAACTACTCGGACCTGCCGGCGGCGCGCCTGACCGGCATGACCCGCTTCGCCACCTTCTGGGTGGAAAACGGCGAGATCCAGGCCCCGGTCAGCACCATGCGTTTCGACGACAGCGTCTACAGCCTGCTGGGTTCACAGCTGGAAGCGCTGACCGAACAGCGGGAGCTGCTGCTTTCGGCCAGTACCTACGGCCAGCGCCAGACCGCCTCGATGCACCTGCCCGGAGCACTGATCAGCCGCCTGACCCTGACCTTGTGA
- the mdtD gene encoding multidrug transporter subunit MdtD — MPERSPLDATTARWLPWVVAIAFFMQSLDGTILNTALPAMAQDLAEDPLRMQGVIIAYMLTVALLIPASGWIADRFGTKKIFFGAILLFSVGSLLCALSNTLSQLIGARVIQGLGGALMLPVGRLVVLRAYPRSELVRIMGFITIPGLLGPLIGPTMGGWMVQYLTWHWIFLINLPVGAVGCYAVWRFIPDLRGSERTRFDGLGFVLFGAAMVLITIAMEGLGELHLPHLRVMLLLFGGLACLAAYWLRAGHVDNPLFAPSLFKVRTFAVGILGNLFARLGSGALPFLVPLLLQVALGYSPSQAGMSMLPLAAAAMVAKSIARPLIERLGYRIVLTGNTLALGLMLASMGLVSEQTPYPLLLAMLAVLGAINSLQFTAMNTVTLIDLDDAAASSGNSLLSVVAQLSLSLGVACAGALLGGFTAQVGNDGVDTVLGAFQLTFLTVGIMAMLAAAIFLQLSPTDGRRARKVEEQHIEH; from the coding sequence ATGCCCGAACGCTCGCCGCTCGACGCCACCACCGCCCGCTGGCTGCCCTGGGTGGTGGCCATCGCCTTCTTCATGCAGTCCCTGGACGGCACCATCCTCAACACCGCACTGCCGGCCATGGCCCAGGACCTGGCGGAAGACCCGCTGCGCATGCAGGGGGTGATCATCGCCTACATGCTCACCGTGGCCCTGCTGATCCCGGCCTCGGGCTGGATCGCCGACCGCTTCGGCACCAAGAAGATCTTCTTCGGCGCCATTTTGCTGTTCAGCGTCGGTTCGCTGCTGTGCGCCCTGTCCAACACCCTGAGCCAACTGATCGGCGCCCGGGTGATCCAGGGCCTGGGCGGGGCACTGATGCTGCCGGTGGGCCGGCTGGTGGTGCTGCGGGCCTACCCGCGCTCGGAGCTGGTACGGATCATGGGCTTCATTACCATTCCGGGGCTGTTGGGGCCGTTGATCGGCCCGACCATGGGCGGCTGGATGGTGCAGTACCTGACCTGGCACTGGATCTTCCTGATCAACCTGCCGGTGGGGGCCGTGGGCTGCTACGCGGTATGGCGCTTCATTCCCGACCTGCGGGGCAGCGAACGCACGCGCTTCGACGGCCTGGGCTTTGTGCTGTTCGGCGCGGCGATGGTGCTGATCACCATCGCCATGGAAGGCCTGGGTGAACTGCACCTGCCGCACTTGCGGGTGATGTTGCTGTTGTTTGGCGGCCTGGCCTGCCTGGCGGCCTACTGGCTGCGGGCCGGGCATGTCGATAACCCGCTGTTCGCCCCGTCGCTGTTCAAGGTCCGGACCTTTGCCGTGGGCATCCTCGGCAACCTGTTCGCCCGCCTCGGCAGCGGAGCCCTGCCGTTCCTGGTGCCCCTGCTGCTGCAAGTGGCCCTGGGCTACTCGCCATCCCAGGCCGGGATGAGCATGCTACCCCTGGCGGCCGCGGCCATGGTGGCCAAGTCCATTGCCCGCCCCCTGATCGAGCGCCTGGGCTACCGCATCGTGCTGACCGGCAACACCCTGGCCCTGGGCCTGATGCTGGCGAGCATGGGGCTGGTCAGCGAACAAACGCCCTACCCGCTGCTGCTGGCCATGCTGGCGGTACTGGGAGCGATCAACTCGCTGCAGTTCACGGCCATGAACACCGTGACCCTGATCGACCTCGACGATGCCGCCGCCAGCAGCGGCAACAGCCTGCTGTCGGTGGTGGCGCAACTGTCCCTGAGCCTAGGGGTGGCCTGTGCCGGTGCGCTGCTGGGTGGCTTCACCGCACAAGTGGGCAATGACGGCGTGGACACCGTGCTCGGTGCCTTCCAACTGACGTTCCTCACCGTAGGCATCATGGCGATGCTGGCCGCGGCAATCTTCCTCCAGCTGTCGCCCACCGACGGCCGTCGCGCACGCAAGGTCGAGGAACAGCACATCGAGCATTGA
- the dbpA gene encoding ATP-dependent RNA helicase DbpA — MLANLDSLGYAQMTPIQAQSLPVILKGMDLIAQAKTGSGKTAAFGIGLLNPINPRYFGCQALVICPTRELADQVAKEIRRLARAEDNIKVLTLCGGVSFGPQIASLEHGAHIIVGTPGRIQQHLRKGSLVLDGLNTLILDEADRMLDMGFYDAIEDIIEQTPSRRQTLLFSATYPVGIKQLASKFMRDPQTVKAEAFHDDTQIEQRFYEISPEERMSAVTKVLHHFRPASCVAFCFTKQQVQETVDHLTSKGISAVGLHGDLEQRDRDQVLAMFANRSTSVLVATDVAARGLDIDALDMVINVELARDSEIHIHRVGRTGRAGEKGIAVSLVAPSEAHRAQAIEQLQKTPLNWDQIDNLKSQGGAPLQPPMSTLCIAGGRKDKVRPGDILGALTGDAGIPGAQVGKIAIFDFQSYVAVDRSVVMQALQRLNNGKIKGRSLRVRVL, encoded by the coding sequence ATGCTGGCTAACCTCGACTCCCTCGGTTATGCCCAGATGACGCCGATCCAGGCGCAAAGCTTGCCGGTGATTCTCAAGGGCATGGACCTGATCGCCCAGGCCAAGACCGGCAGCGGCAAGACCGCAGCCTTCGGCATCGGCCTGCTGAACCCGATCAACCCGCGCTACTTCGGCTGCCAGGCCCTGGTGATCTGTCCGACCCGCGAGCTGGCCGACCAGGTGGCCAAGGAAATCCGTCGCCTGGCCCGCGCCGAAGACAACATCAAGGTCCTGACCCTGTGCGGCGGCGTGTCCTTCGGCCCGCAGATCGCCTCCCTGGAACACGGCGCGCACATCATCGTCGGCACCCCGGGGCGTATCCAGCAACACCTGCGCAAGGGTTCACTGGTGCTCGACGGCCTGAACACGCTGATCCTCGACGAAGCCGACCGCATGCTCGACATGGGGTTCTACGACGCCATCGAAGACATCATCGAGCAGACCCCGTCGCGCCGGCAGACCCTGCTGTTCTCCGCCACGTACCCGGTGGGCATCAAGCAGCTGGCGTCGAAGTTCATGCGTGATCCGCAGACGGTGAAAGCCGAAGCGTTCCACGACGACACGCAGATCGAACAGCGTTTCTACGAGATTTCCCCGGAAGAACGCATGAGCGCAGTGACCAAAGTCCTGCACCACTTCCGTCCCGCTTCCTGCGTCGCCTTCTGCTTCACCAAGCAGCAGGTGCAGGAAACCGTCGATCACCTGACCTCCAAAGGCATTTCCGCCGTCGGCCTGCATGGTGATCTGGAACAGCGTGACCGCGATCAGGTACTGGCGATGTTCGCCAACCGCAGTACGTCGGTACTGGTCGCCACCGACGTGGCCGCCCGCGGCCTGGACATCGATGCGCTGGACATGGTGATCAACGTCGAGCTGGCCCGCGATTCGGAAATCCACATTCACCGCGTCGGCCGTACCGGTCGCGCTGGCGAAAAAGGCATCGCGGTCAGCCTCGTCGCACCGTCCGAAGCCCATCGCGCGCAAGCCATCGAGCAGTTGCAGAAAACCCCGCTGAACTGGGATCAGATCGACAACCTCAAGTCCCAGGGCGGCGCCCCGCTGCAGCCACCGATGAGCACCCTGTGCATCGCCGGCGGGCGCAAGGACAAAGTGCGTCCGGGCGATATTCTCGGTGCACTGACTGGCGACGCCGGGATCCCGGGCGCCCAGGTCGGCAAGATTGCGATCTTCGACTTCCAGTCGTATGTGGCGGTTGATCGCAGCGTGGTCATGCAGGCCCTGCAGCGCTTGAACAACGGCAAGATCAAGGGCCGTTCGCTGCGCGTGCGCGTCCTCTAA
- a CDS encoding NAD(P)/FAD-dependent oxidoreductase, with the protein MRSTEVVIIGAGAAGLMCALTAAGRGRQVLLLDHANKAGKKILMSGGGRCNFTNMYTEPANFLSQNPHFCKSALARYTQWDFIGLVAKHGVPYHEKKLGQLFCDNKSSDILGMLLDECDQVGVELRLDTSIQQIEKLESGYLLQTTLGAVQCQSLVIATGGLSIPTLGATGFGYQVAKQFGHELLPTRAGLVPFTITDQLKELCSELSGTSVDCLVSCNEQSFRENILFTHRGLSGPAILQISSYWQPGDSVEINLLPDHDALGWLQQQQAERPNSELKTLLGEIFTKKMAGLLAEHWFVSKPMKQYTPAELADVAQKLGSWQLVPAGTEGYRTAEVTLGGVDTREVSSKTMESLKSPGLYFIGEVLDVTGHLGGFNFQWAWASGYAAAQYV; encoded by the coding sequence TTGCGTTCTACCGAAGTCGTGATCATCGGCGCTGGCGCCGCCGGCCTGATGTGCGCCCTGACCGCGGCCGGCCGGGGCCGCCAGGTGCTGTTGCTGGACCACGCCAACAAGGCCGGCAAGAAGATCCTGATGTCCGGCGGTGGCCGCTGCAATTTCACCAACATGTACACCGAGCCCGCCAACTTCCTTTCGCAGAACCCGCATTTCTGCAAATCGGCCCTGGCCCGCTACACCCAGTGGGACTTCATCGGCCTGGTGGCCAAGCACGGCGTGCCCTACCACGAGAAGAAACTCGGCCAGCTGTTCTGCGATAACAAGTCCAGCGACATCCTCGGCATGCTGCTCGACGAATGCGATCAGGTCGGCGTCGAGCTGCGCCTGGACACCTCGATCCAGCAGATCGAAAAGCTTGAGTCCGGCTACCTGCTGCAGACCACCCTGGGCGCGGTGCAGTGCCAGTCCCTGGTGATCGCCACCGGCGGCCTGTCGATCCCGACCCTGGGCGCTACCGGTTTTGGCTATCAGGTCGCCAAGCAGTTCGGCCATGAACTGCTGCCGACCCGTGCCGGCCTGGTGCCGTTCACCATCACCGACCAGCTCAAGGAACTGTGCAGCGAGTTGTCGGGCACCTCGGTGGACTGTCTGGTGAGCTGCAACGAGCAGAGCTTTCGCGAGAACATCCTGTTCACTCATCGGGGCCTCAGCGGCCCGGCGATCCTGCAGATTTCCTCTTACTGGCAACCCGGCGACAGTGTCGAGATCAACCTGCTGCCAGACCACGACGCCCTGGGCTGGCTGCAACAGCAGCAGGCCGAGCGCCCCAACAGCGAACTGAAGACCCTGCTGGGGGAGATCTTCACCAAGAAGATGGCCGGCCTGCTGGCCGAGCACTGGTTCGTCTCCAAGCCGATGAAGCAGTACACCCCGGCGGAGCTGGCGGACGTGGCGCAGAAACTCGGCAGCTGGCAGCTGGTGCCGGCGGGCACCGAAGGCTACCGCACCGCCGAAGTGACCCTGGGCGGGGTCGATACCCGCGAGGTGTCGTCCAAGACCATGGAGTCGCTGAAGAGCCCGGGGCTGTATTTCATCGGTGAAGTGCTGGACGTCACCGGCCACCTGGGCGGCTTCAACTTCCAGTGGGCCTGGGCCTCGGGCTACGCGGCGGCGCAGTACGTCTGA